The Carnobacterium divergens nucleotide sequence TTTTTTCCATTGAAATCACATCTTTAGGGTCTTCCACTACTAAAACAATGCTACGATCTCTCGTTGTGTCTTGGCATATTTCACATGGATCGCCTTCCGTGATATTTCCGCAAATCGAACAATAATGCAAATCTCTTTTTGCACTAATCAACGCTTTAGCAAAATCCGTCACGTCTTCTTCCTTCATATCAATTGTAAAAAACGCTAATCTGGCAGCTGTTTTTGCACCAATTCCGGGCAATTTCATGTAGCTATCAATTAATTTTGAAATTGGTTCTGGGTAATGCATTCTGCTCATCCTCACTGTTTTAAAAAGTGGGACGCTTCAAACGCCCCACTTTTTTTATCGTTGATTTATAAACCTGGGATTCCTTTAGTGAATTTTCCCATTGTTGATTGTGTTTCAACTTCAATTTTTGCTAACACATCGTTTGTTGCCATTAAAATTAAATCTTGCAACATTTCAATATCATCTGGATCTACCGCTTCTGGCTTGATAACAACGTCTTTCACTTTCTTGTCACCTGTCATCACGATGGATACCAACTCACCACTGGCTACCCCGGTAAATTCTTTTTGGTTTAAAGCCTCTTGTGCTGATCCCATTTCTTTTTGCATTTTTTGCATTTGTTTCATCATACCTTGCATATTTCCCATTCCACGCATGTTGTCTACTTCCTTTCATTGGTTCGCTTTTTATTTTAAAACTAAATTAGTTAAAAATCTTAATCATCCAACACTTCAACCATTGCTTCTCCAAATAACTCAAGTGCTTCAGTGACGACTGTATTTTGATCGTCTGCAATTGGAGGTGCCACAAGGTCATCAAGACCGTCAAATGTTGGCGCTGGTGGTTCCTGAACGATTTGTGGATTCATTGCTTCAGAAGTGGGGGTTGGTGAACCCCCCTGTGCTTCTTTTGGTTGTTCCGTTGGCTTTGATTTATTTTGACTCAAATACTCGCTACGAATCGTTGGCCATTGATCGCTTGGCACACAAATCATTCTTGGGGTATGTCCGATTAATCGGCGCATGTCCTCACTAACTGCTTCCATTAATTCTTGATCATCGGTTGCTTTCTGACATAAAATATCATATTCAAAAGAAACAATCAAGCCTGTTGGACTTGCTGCAACAGGTGTTGAGGCTTTCATCACCGCTCGTTGCGTCACTGAAAGCATATTTAATAAATCAGGCCACAGTTCTTTTAATTGCAATAAATTGTCTTTTGTCGCTTCTTTTAGAACTTGATAGATCCCTGTTGTATTTGGTTTAAATTGATTGTTCCCAGCTTTTTTGGTAACTCGTTGTTGTGGTTTTTTTGCAGCTCCACTTGCAACGATTCCATTCTCTTTTAGTTCTAAAAGCTGTTTTTTTAATTCGTTGATTTCAGCTTCTAAATGCCCTACATTTCCACTCGCTTCTTTTGTTGCAGGTATTTCCTGAGAGGCTGGCTGAATAGATTCCATCTTAGACGCCACATTCACTCGCAACTGTGTCATTTTAACTGTTGCCACTTCCAAATAAATATCTGGGTGATTCGTAAAGCGCATTTCTGTTTGAGAGTCATTTAAAATTGTAATCATTTGATATAAAATACTCGCCGGAATCTTCCCGCTTAATTCCTTGAACGTCGTATCTGCACTCGCCTCTTCTAGTAAATCAATCATTTGCGGCGCTTGTTGATACACCAATAAATCACGACTGAATAAAATCAAATCTTCGACAAATCGTGCAGAATCTTTGCCTTCAGCTAAAATACCTTGTAAAATTGCCAATCCTTTTTCAGTATCATTTGTTAAAATGGCCTCAAAATAAGTTAATAACAATTCTTGCGTGAGGCTTCCAGTGACACTCATTGCATTTTCCAACGTTACTTCCGTTTCGCCATAGGAGATTACCTGATCTAAAATGCTTAATGCATCACGCATTCCGCCTTCCGCTGAGCGCGCAATAACAGGCAAGGCACTTTCCTCAAATCCAATTTTTTCTTGCTCCAAAATATAAGCCATTCTTCCGCATATATCTTTCACTGAAATACGCTTAAAATCAAAGCGCTGCGTCCTCGAAATAATGGTTAACGGAATTTTATGAGGTTCGGTTGTTGCTAAAATAAAAATAACATTTTTTGGTGGCTCTTCTAGTGTTTTCAATAAGGCATTAAACGCACCTGTTGAAAGCATATGAACCTCATCAATAATGTATACTTTGTAATCAGCACTTGTTGGTGCATATTTGGCCTTATCTCGAATATCACGAATTTCCTCGACGCCATTGTTACTCGCCGCATCAATTTCAATGACATCATTTAATTGACCTTTCGTAATCGCCATACAAGTTTCACAGGTATTACATGGTTCACCGTCAACAATATGATGACAGTTAATTGCCTTTGCAAAAATCTTGGCAGCACTCGTCTTACCCGTTCCTCTTGGACCTGTAAATAGATAAGCATGACTTGTTTTATGTTGTATCAATGCATTACGCAGTGTTTGAGTAATCGCTAATTGTCCAGCAATATCTTGAAATCTTTGGGGACGCCAAACCCGATAAAGTGCTTGATAACTCATCTATTTCCCTCTTTCTGAACCGAAGATTTACTAATTTCTATTATA carries:
- a CDS encoding YbaB/EbfC family nucleoid-associated protein, whose translation is MRGMGNMQGMMKQMQKMQKEMGSAQEALNQKEFTGVASGELVSIVMTGDKKVKDVVIKPEAVDPDDIEMLQDLILMATNDVLAKIEVETQSTMGKFTKGIPGL
- the dnaX gene encoding DNA polymerase III subunit gamma/tau; the protein is MSYQALYRVWRPQRFQDIAGQLAITQTLRNALIQHKTSHAYLFTGPRGTGKTSAAKIFAKAINCHHIVDGEPCNTCETCMAITKGQLNDVIEIDAASNNGVEEIRDIRDKAKYAPTSADYKVYIIDEVHMLSTGAFNALLKTLEEPPKNVIFILATTEPHKIPLTIISRTQRFDFKRISVKDICGRMAYILEQEKIGFEESALPVIARSAEGGMRDALSILDQVISYGETEVTLENAMSVTGSLTQELLLTYFEAILTNDTEKGLAILQGILAEGKDSARFVEDLILFSRDLLVYQQAPQMIDLLEEASADTTFKELSGKIPASILYQMITILNDSQTEMRFTNHPDIYLEVATVKMTQLRVNVASKMESIQPASQEIPATKEASGNVGHLEAEINELKKQLLELKENGIVASGAAKKPQQRVTKKAGNNQFKPNTTGIYQVLKEATKDNLLQLKELWPDLLNMLSVTQRAVMKASTPVAASPTGLIVSFEYDILCQKATDDQELMEAVSEDMRRLIGHTPRMICVPSDQWPTIRSEYLSQNKSKPTEQPKEAQGGSPTPTSEAMNPQIVQEPPAPTFDGLDDLVAPPIADDQNTVVTEALELFGEAMVEVLDD